From the Desulfovibrio sp. JY genome, one window contains:
- a CDS encoding TOBE domain-containing protein encodes MGIVPKNKIDRKGFTAKTADGAAATVRFLSTEQLILLDQAFAAWVAKARGKRSSLSRNRCRLVFLLLRHTGAKLGEVLAVDDTQDFDLVARKVTLGGRGEEDRPAREVYLPHELHAELAAILRDPDYEPYRGTLLALDQGYVRRVLYERADDCGLPRQLASPNTLRRSRGIELFRGGVPLGAIQRSLGHLTANSTAAFLEISDGDPASLDVALLDTEKAAAEDNCNTFAGRVTAITPGDLQSLLEVETPGGHRLVSVLSNDHVKAMELHRGSPVTARIRPPRLSRDAETAAPGPNRFRGVVERVMTGADTAEVVVLLEDGARVSSVVTPETLANLRLEVGETVWAMTGAFSITVSAS; translated from the coding sequence ATGGGAATAGTCCCAAAAAACAAGATAGATAGGAAAGGATTCACTGCCAAGACCGCGGACGGCGCGGCGGCGACGGTCCGATTCCTGAGCACCGAACAGCTCATCCTGCTTGATCAGGCCTTTGCGGCCTGGGTGGCCAAGGCGCGGGGGAAGCGTTCGAGTTTATCACGAAACCGTTGCAGACTCGTGTTCTTGCTCCTGCGCCATACCGGCGCCAAGCTCGGCGAGGTCCTGGCCGTGGACGATACCCAGGATTTCGACCTCGTGGCCCGCAAGGTCACCCTCGGCGGACGCGGCGAGGAGGACAGGCCCGCCCGCGAGGTCTATCTGCCCCACGAACTCCACGCCGAACTGGCCGCCATCCTGCGCGACCCGGACTACGAGCCCTATCGCGGCACGCTGCTCGCCCTGGACCAGGGCTACGTGCGCCGCGTGCTCTACGAGCGGGCCGACGATTGCGGCCTGCCCAGGCAGCTGGCCAGCCCCAACACGCTGCGCCGCTCGCGCGGCATCGAACTCTTTCGCGGCGGCGTGCCGCTCGGGGCCATCCAGCGAAGCCTCGGGCACCTGACCGCCAACTCCACGGCCGCCTTTCTGGAAATTTCCGACGGGGACCCCGCCTCCCTCGACGTGGCCCTGCTCGACACGGAAAAGGCCGCCGCCGAGGACAACTGCAACACCTTTGCCGGACGGGTCACGGCCATCACCCCCGGCGACCTGCAATCCCTGCTCGAGGTGGAGACCCCCGGCGGGCACCGGCTGGTGTCCGTGCTCTCCAACGACCACGTGAAGGCCATGGAGCTGCACCGGGGAAGCCCGGTCACGGCCCGCATCCGCCCGCCCCGCCTGTCGCGCGACGCCGAAACGGCCGCGCCCGGGCCCAACCGCTTTCGCGGCGTGGTGGAACGCGTCATGACCGGCGCGGACACTGCCGAGGTGGTGGTGCTTCTGGAGGATGGGGCCCGGGTCAGCTCCGTGGTCACCCCGGAGACCCTGGCCAACCTGCGCCTGGAAGTGGGCGAAACGGTCTGGGCCATGACCGGGGCCTTTTCCATTACGGTCAGCGCGTCGTAA
- a CDS encoding PAS domain S-box protein — MDREHETGDAGQARKRQPGKGVGATLRRFAGSAARVFLQIRCSLITKLAIISGVALMFFFFLWSHLNIGAMERLSMENTVSDINRLGTTIILGLHDSMLTYAPDATQEIVRNIGSQTAIKSIRIYNKRGEIKYSKDPAEIGTDTDIKQEACYVCHRKDPPLFDVGIKARTRFFTDAQDQKCIGIIFPIVNDPSCSGDPCHVHPPGKKILGLLDMAVSLAGSEMTLSRFTRINFLMALAIAAALFFILFLCMHLLVNAPVRKMMRATRTIAAGGDFTGVDLRQCDEMGELGRAITTMGREVLAKQAELARQMKRYQDLFEHVPCVITVQDKDLRLVSYNQFFAGEFHASPGQYCYKAYKGLDAPCPGCPVMRTFEDGLPHATEEITLDKDGNPRSFFVSTAPMPDAAGNIDTVMEMSLDITASKYLEAELERSRKKYLAIFSCIPTALFVLDREDLTILECNATAEEVYGYTQAELIGQNFLDLFYNRDRRDHERSIRERHAIDRARHCKKSGAIMYVSIRVSTTTFPDSQVYLVSATDITRRLETEQQLIQASKMATLGEMATSVAHELNQPMTVIQTIAEYLMRKTRRGEAVSPELFQEMAEGIGKHIARATRIITHMREFGRKSDLTVGPVDLGEVLLHTMELFNQQLKVRNIEVATDVTPGLPPVSADAGRLEQVFMNLLLNARDAIEERGPAAGDKAEKRITLRVYRDGDQVAAAIADTGPGIAPDIQDKIFEPFFTTKPVGKGTGLGLSISYGIIKDYGGTIEMASEPGQGARCIVRLPIRKPDTRQTA, encoded by the coding sequence ATGGACAGGGAACACGAAACCGGCGACGCCGGACAGGCCCGAAAGCGACAGCCCGGCAAGGGCGTCGGCGCGACGCTTCGGCGTTTCGCGGGCAGCGCCGCCCGGGTCTTCCTGCAGATCCGCTGCTCGCTTATCACCAAGCTGGCCATCATCTCCGGCGTGGCCCTCATGTTCTTTTTCTTTCTGTGGTCCCACCTCAACATCGGGGCCATGGAAAGGCTGTCCATGGAAAATACCGTCTCGGACATCAACCGCCTGGGCACCACCATCATCCTGGGGCTGCACGACTCCATGCTGACCTACGCCCCGGACGCCACCCAGGAGATCGTGCGCAACATCGGCTCCCAGACGGCGATCAAATCCATCCGCATCTACAACAAGCGCGGGGAGATCAAGTATTCCAAGGACCCGGCGGAAATCGGCACCGACACCGACATCAAGCAGGAAGCCTGCTATGTCTGCCACCGCAAGGACCCGCCGCTTTTCGACGTCGGCATCAAGGCGCGCACCCGCTTTTTCACCGACGCCCAGGACCAGAAGTGCATCGGCATCATCTTTCCCATCGTCAACGACCCGTCCTGCTCGGGCGATCCCTGCCACGTCCATCCGCCGGGCAAAAAGATTCTCGGCCTGCTGGACATGGCGGTGTCGCTGGCCGGCTCGGAAATGACGCTTTCGCGCTTCACCCGCATCAACTTCCTCATGGCCCTGGCCATTGCGGCGGCGCTGTTCTTCATCCTCTTTTTGTGCATGCACCTGCTGGTCAACGCGCCGGTGCGCAAGATGATGCGGGCCACCCGGACCATTGCCGCGGGCGGCGATTTCACCGGCGTGGACCTGCGCCAGTGCGACGAGATGGGGGAACTCGGCCGGGCGATCACCACCATGGGCCGCGAGGTCCTGGCCAAGCAGGCCGAACTGGCCCGGCAGATGAAGCGCTACCAGGACCTTTTCGAGCACGTACCCTGCGTCATCACCGTCCAGGACAAGGACCTGCGGCTGGTCAGCTACAACCAGTTTTTCGCCGGCGAGTTCCACGCCAGCCCCGGCCAGTACTGCTACAAGGCCTACAAGGGCCTCGACGCGCCCTGCCCGGGCTGCCCGGTCATGCGCACCTTCGAGGATGGGCTGCCCCACGCCACCGAGGAGATCACCCTGGACAAGGACGGCAATCCCCGCTCCTTTTTCGTCAGCACCGCCCCCATGCCCGACGCCGCCGGCAACATCGACACGGTCATGGAAATGAGCCTCGACATCACGGCCAGCAAGTACCTGGAGGCCGAACTCGAACGCTCGCGCAAGAAGTACCTGGCGATTTTCAGCTGCATTCCCACCGCCCTTTTCGTGCTGGACCGCGAGGACCTCACCATCCTCGAATGCAACGCCACGGCCGAAGAGGTCTACGGCTACACCCAGGCGGAACTTATCGGCCAGAATTTCCTGGACCTCTTTTACAACCGCGACCGCCGCGACCACGAGCGCAGCATCCGGGAACGCCACGCCATCGACCGGGCCCGCCACTGCAAAAAATCCGGGGCGATCATGTACGTCTCCATCCGCGTCTCCACCACAACCTTCCCGGACAGCCAGGTCTATCTGGTCTCGGCCACGGACATTACCCGGCGCCTCGAAACCGAGCAGCAGCTCATCCAGGCGAGCAAGATGGCGACCCTCGGCGAAATGGCCACCAGCGTGGCCCACGAGCTGAACCAGCCCATGACCGTCATCCAGACCATCGCCGAGTATCTCATGCGCAAGACGCGACGCGGGGAAGCCGTTTCGCCAGAGCTTTTCCAGGAGATGGCCGAGGGCATCGGCAAGCACATCGCCCGGGCCACCCGGATCATCACCCACATGCGCGAGTTCGGCCGCAAATCCGACCTCACCGTCGGGCCGGTGGACCTCGGCGAGGTGCTCCTGCACACCATGGAGCTCTTCAACCAGCAGCTCAAGGTCCGCAACATCGAGGTGGCGACCGACGTCACCCCGGGCCTGCCCCCGGTCTCGGCCGATGCCGGCCGGCTGGAACAGGTGTTCATGAACCTGCTTTTAAATGCCCGCGACGCCATCGAGGAGCGGGGGCCGGCCGCTGGCGACAAGGCGGAAAAGCGCATCACCCTGCGCGTGTACCGGGACGGGGACCAGGTGGCCGCCGCCATCGCCGACACCGGCCCCGGCATTGCCCCGGACATCCAGGACAAGATCTTCGAGCCCTTTTTCACCACCAAGCCCGTGGGCAAGGGGACGGGGCTCGGCCTTTCCATCAGTTACGGCATCATCAAGGATTACGGGGGCACCATCGAAATGGCCTCGGAACCGGGTCAGGGAGCCCGGTGCATCGTCCGGCTGCCGATCCGCAAGCCGGATACGCGACAGACGGCGTAA